The proteins below are encoded in one region of Pseudomonas ekonensis:
- a CDS encoding carboxy terminal-processing peptidase, whose translation MKHLLPSSALALIIGIGLLPVSGSSFAANSWDKLQPDRDEVIASLNVVELLKRHHYSKPPLDDARSVIIYDSYIKLLDPSRSYFMASDIAEFDKWKTQFDDFLKSGDLNAGFTIYKRYLDRVKARLDFALGELGKGVDKMDFTTKETLLIDRKDAPWLKSTAELDDLWRKRVKDEVLRMKIAGKEPKQIQETLTKRYKNQLARLDQTRAEDIFQAYINTFAMSYDPHTNYLSPDNAENFDINMSLSLEGIGAVLQSDNDQVKVVRLVPAGPADKTKQVAPADKIIGVAQGNKEMVDVVGWRLDEVVKLIRGPKGTVVRLEVIPASNAPNDQTSKIVPITREAVKLEDQAVKKSVLNLKQDGKDYKLGVIEIPAFYLDFKAFRAGDPDYKSTTRDVKKLLTELQKEKVDGVVIDLRNNGGGSLQEATELTSLFIDKGPTVLVRNADGRVDVLEDENPGAFYKGPMALLVNRLSASASEIFAGAMQDYHRALIIGGQTFGKGTVQTIQPLNHGELKLTLAKFYRVSGQSTQHQGVLPDIDYPSLIDTKEIGESALPEAMPWDTIRAAIKPAVDPFKPFLAQLKSEHDTRTAKDAEFVFIRDKLALAQKLLEEKTVSLNEADRRAQHADIDAKQLAMENIRRKAKGEEPLKELKKEDDDALAAAEPDKVKPEDDAYLSETGRVLLDYLKLSNQVAKK comes from the coding sequence ATGAAGCATCTGCTCCCCAGCTCCGCCCTCGCCCTCATCATCGGTATCGGTCTGCTGCCGGTCTCGGGCAGCTCATTCGCAGCCAACAGCTGGGACAAGCTGCAGCCAGACCGTGACGAAGTGATCGCCAGCCTGAACGTCGTCGAACTGCTCAAGCGCCACCACTACAGCAAGCCGCCGCTGGACGACGCCCGTTCGGTGATCATCTACGACAGCTACATCAAGCTGCTGGATCCGTCGCGCAGCTACTTCATGGCCAGCGACATCGCCGAATTCGACAAGTGGAAGACCCAGTTCGACGACTTCCTCAAGAGCGGCGACCTCAACGCCGGGTTCACCATCTACAAGCGCTACCTGGACCGCGTGAAGGCGCGCCTGGACTTCGCCCTCGGCGAACTGGGCAAGGGCGTCGACAAGATGGACTTCACCACCAAGGAAACCTTGCTGATCGACCGCAAGGACGCGCCTTGGCTCAAATCCACCGCCGAGCTCGACGACCTGTGGCGCAAACGCGTCAAGGACGAAGTGCTGCGGATGAAGATCGCCGGCAAAGAGCCCAAGCAGATCCAGGAAACCCTGACCAAGCGCTACAAGAACCAGCTGGCGCGCCTGGACCAGACCCGCGCCGAAGACATCTTCCAGGCGTACATCAACACCTTCGCGATGTCCTACGATCCGCACACCAACTATCTGTCGCCGGACAACGCGGAAAACTTCGACATCAACATGAGCCTGTCCCTCGAGGGCATCGGCGCCGTGCTGCAGAGCGACAACGATCAGGTGAAGGTCGTGCGCCTGGTGCCCGCCGGACCTGCCGACAAGACCAAGCAGGTCGCCCCGGCGGACAAAATCATCGGCGTCGCCCAGGGCAACAAGGAAATGGTCGACGTGGTCGGCTGGCGCCTGGACGAAGTGGTCAAGCTGATCCGCGGCCCGAAAGGCACCGTGGTGCGCCTGGAAGTGATCCCGGCCAGCAATGCGCCTAACGACCAGACCAGCAAGATCGTGCCGATCACCCGCGAAGCGGTGAAGCTCGAAGACCAGGCCGTGAAGAAGTCCGTGCTCAACCTGAAGCAGGACGGCAAGGACTACAAGCTCGGCGTGATCGAGATCCCGGCCTTCTACCTCGACTTCAAGGCGTTCCGTGCCGGCGATCCGGACTACAAGAGCACCACCCGCGACGTCAAGAAACTGCTGACCGAGCTGCAGAAAGAGAAAGTCGACGGCGTGGTCATCGACCTGCGCAACAACGGCGGCGGTTCCCTGCAGGAAGCCACCGAACTGACCAGCCTGTTCATCGACAAGGGCCCGACCGTGCTCGTGCGCAACGCTGACGGCCGCGTCGACGTGCTCGAAGACGAAAACCCGGGCGCCTTCTACAAAGGGCCGATGGCGTTGCTGGTCAACCGCCTGTCCGCCTCGGCTTCGGAGATCTTCGCCGGCGCCATGCAGGACTACCACCGTGCGCTGATCATCGGCGGCCAGACCTTCGGCAAAGGCACCGTGCAGACCATCCAGCCGCTGAACCACGGCGAGCTGAAACTGACCCTGGCCAAGTTCTACCGCGTCTCCGGCCAGAGCACCCAGCACCAGGGCGTGCTGCCGGACATCGACTACCCGTCGCTGATCGACACCAAGGAAATCGGCGAAAGCGCCCTGCCGGAAGCCATGCCGTGGGACACCATCCGCGCGGCGATCAAGCCGGCGGTGGATCCGTTCAAGCCGTTCCTGGCGCAGCTCAAGTCCGAGCATGACACCCGCACCGCCAAGGACGCGGAGTTCGTGTTCATCCGCGACAAGCTGGCCCTGGCGCAGAAGCTGCTGGAAGAGAAGACCGTCAGCCTCAACGAAGCCGACCGCCGCGCCCAGCACGCCGACATCGACGCCAAGCAACTGGCGATGGAGAACATCCGCCGCAAGGCCAAGGGCGAAGAGCCGCTCAAGGAACTGAAGAAAGAAGACGACGACGCCCTGGCCGCCGCCGAGCCGGACAAGGTCAAGCCGGAAGACGACGCCTACCTGAGCGAGACCGGGCGGGTGCTGCTGGATTACCTGAAACTGAGCAACCAGGTCGCCAAGAAGTAA
- a CDS encoding bifunctional diguanylate cyclase/phosphodiesterase, translating into MTTTEQLSALSSILTQSGLHSLFQPIICLSERRILGYEALTRGPSNSPLHSPIALFAVARQAGRLSELEIACRQSACRRFNEQRLPGKLFLNVSPESLLEAAHQPGRTLQLLQDFGIPPSQVVIELTEQTPTDDFQLLQTALHHYRAMGFSIALDDLGAGYSSLRLWSELRPDYVKIDRHFIDGIHQDALKREFVGSILQIAKASRAQVIAEGIELPEELAVLTEMGIDLVQGYLLGRPQEHPPRDARAMMPKHDSSAVALNDEGSDLSALLNDQPAVNRDTPTATVLEAFRRQANLNSLAVLDAQGQPCGIVHRHSLSDALLKPFATDLFARKPISRLMSEDFLAVEMNQSLQQVSRLITSRARQRIEEDFIITLNGSYLGLGRVIDVLKLITELKIQQARYANPLTLLPGNVPIQQCLTRLLQQGRESIICYVDIDSFKPFNDIYGYGRGDEVLLCLAQCLNERVDPTRDFVGHIGGDDFLLVLGPEDWRKRLNQLLDDFQSQCRRFYRPEHLDAGCFTAPNRQGVRQEFPLLSLSIGVVHLHPEACGQLDASQLAEMASQAKHHAKNMPGYSVHVIDSRAGPDAEPALLMGQR; encoded by the coding sequence ATGACCACGACCGAACAGCTGAGTGCCTTGAGCTCGATCCTGACTCAAAGCGGTTTGCACAGCCTGTTCCAGCCGATCATCTGCCTCTCGGAGCGGCGCATCCTCGGCTACGAGGCCCTCACCCGGGGCCCGTCCAACAGCCCGCTGCACTCCCCCATCGCCCTGTTCGCCGTGGCCCGCCAAGCCGGTCGCCTGAGCGAACTGGAGATCGCCTGCCGGCAAAGCGCTTGCCGGCGCTTCAACGAACAGCGTCTGCCGGGCAAGCTGTTCCTCAACGTCTCGCCGGAGTCTTTGCTTGAGGCCGCGCACCAACCGGGGCGCACGCTGCAGTTGCTTCAGGACTTCGGCATCCCGCCCAGCCAAGTGGTGATCGAACTGACCGAGCAGACGCCGACCGACGACTTCCAGTTGCTGCAAACGGCGCTGCACCACTACCGGGCCATGGGATTCTCAATTGCGCTGGACGACCTCGGCGCCGGCTATTCGAGCCTGCGGCTCTGGTCGGAGCTGCGCCCGGACTATGTGAAGATCGACCGCCACTTCATCGACGGCATCCATCAGGATGCGCTCAAGCGCGAGTTCGTCGGTTCGATCCTGCAGATCGCCAAAGCCTCCCGGGCCCAGGTGATCGCCGAGGGCATCGAACTGCCGGAAGAGCTGGCCGTGCTCACGGAAATGGGCATCGACCTGGTGCAGGGCTACCTGCTGGGCCGCCCCCAGGAACACCCGCCCCGGGACGCCCGGGCGATGATGCCCAAGCATGACAGCAGCGCCGTCGCCCTGAACGACGAAGGCAGCGACCTCAGCGCCCTGCTCAACGACCAGCCGGCGGTCAACCGCGACACCCCGACCGCCACCGTCCTGGAAGCCTTCCGCCGCCAGGCCAACCTCAATTCGCTGGCGGTGCTCGACGCCCAGGGCCAGCCCTGCGGCATCGTCCACCGGCACTCGCTGTCCGATGCGCTGCTCAAGCCGTTCGCCACCGACCTGTTCGCCCGCAAGCCGATCAGCCGCCTGATGAGCGAAGACTTTCTCGCCGTGGAAATGAACCAGTCGCTGCAGCAGGTCAGCCGCCTGATCACCAGCCGCGCCCGGCAACGCATCGAAGAGGACTTCATCATCACCCTCAACGGCAGCTACCTGGGCCTGGGCCGGGTGATCGACGTGCTCAAGCTGATCACCGAACTGAAGATCCAGCAGGCCCGCTACGCCAACCCCCTGACCCTGCTGCCCGGCAACGTGCCGATCCAGCAGTGCCTCACCCGCCTGCTGCAGCAGGGCCGCGAGTCGATCATCTGCTACGTCGACATCGACAGCTTCAAGCCCTTCAACGACATCTACGGCTACGGCCGGGGCGACGAAGTGCTGCTGTGCCTGGCCCAATGCCTGAACGAACGCGTCGACCCCACCCGCGACTTCGTCGGCCACATCGGCGGCGACGACTTCCTGCTGGTGCTCGGCCCGGAGGACTGGCGCAAGCGCCTCAACCAGTTGCTCGACGACTTCCAGAGCCAGTGCCGCCGCTTCTACCGCCCCGAACACCTCGACGCCGGCTGCTTCACCGCGCCGAACCGTCAGGGGGTGCGTCAGGAATTCCCGCTGCTGTCGCTGTCCATCGGCGTGGTGCACCTGCACCCTGAGGCGTGCGGGCAACTGGACGCCAGCCAGCTCGCGGAGATGGCGTCTCAGGCCAAGCACCACGCCAAGAACATGCCGGGCTACAGCGTGCACGTCATCGACAGCCGGGCCGGGCCTGACGCTGAGCCGGCGTTGCTGATGGGGCAACGCTGA
- a CDS encoding sel1 repeat family protein, protein MFLKFKAHAGYWLARRLFHWSWFVRQPRGWHWLEGQFARMANLGDVGAQSFYGHILTFRGVGLGAREEGVRLLRLAALAGDGKAAYQAGAISLAGTPSRVPDPAEAERWWGIAAKAGHPLAEVKLKELAERGRSE, encoded by the coding sequence GTGTTTCTCAAGTTCAAGGCGCATGCCGGTTACTGGCTGGCGCGCAGGTTGTTCCACTGGTCATGGTTTGTCCGCCAGCCCCGAGGCTGGCACTGGCTCGAAGGCCAGTTCGCCCGGATGGCGAACCTGGGCGATGTCGGCGCGCAGAGCTTCTACGGGCATATCCTGACGTTTCGCGGCGTGGGGCTGGGGGCGCGTGAAGAGGGCGTGCGGTTGCTGCGCCTGGCCGCGCTGGCCGGTGACGGCAAGGCGGCCTACCAGGCCGGGGCCATCAGCCTGGCTGGCACGCCGTCCAGGGTGCCGGATCCGGCGGAGGCCGAGCGCTGGTGGGGCATCGCCGCCAAGGCCGGACATCCGTTGGCGGAGGTCAAGCTCAAGGAGCTGGCGGAGCGCGGACGATCAGAGTGA
- a CDS encoding helix-turn-helix domain-containing protein, which translates to MDIQIITRDGEPEYAVLPWAQYQALLKAAGINETPSRPAPAPVAATPDPILPGLDQLRSLREGKGIAIEALARTVGISPSYLAMIENGERQPDAAIRRSLAWELTVPGWREQS; encoded by the coding sequence ATGGATATTCAGATCATTACACGCGATGGCGAGCCCGAGTATGCGGTTCTGCCGTGGGCTCAGTATCAGGCTCTACTGAAAGCAGCAGGCATCAACGAAACACCGTCGCGGCCGGCACCGGCGCCGGTCGCGGCCACACCGGACCCGATTCTTCCAGGTCTGGACCAATTACGCAGTTTGCGCGAAGGGAAGGGCATCGCCATCGAGGCGCTCGCCCGCACGGTAGGCATCAGCCCGTCTTACCTGGCCATGATCGAAAACGGCGAGCGTCAGCCCGACGCCGCGATTCGCCGCAGCCTGGCCTGGGAACTGACGGTGCCAGGGTGGAGGGAACAATCGTGA
- a CDS encoding YkvA family protein produces MKTPWNFARFLPLAGRLLARGRLPTLLFAVASKGAAQGDRLGKLKDDLRLLQALCLAWWRGEYRAISPKAIVSVVAGLMYFLSPVDAIPDFIPVFGMLDDIAVLAWLMKTLGDELDAFRRWRNQQAPEKLRVVERLPDTPEQLQLQGPKKN; encoded by the coding sequence ATGAAAACGCCCTGGAACTTCGCCCGATTCCTGCCCCTGGCCGGACGCCTGCTCGCCCGCGGACGTCTGCCGACGTTGCTGTTCGCGGTGGCCAGCAAGGGCGCCGCCCAAGGCGACCGGCTGGGCAAGCTCAAGGATGACCTGCGCCTGCTTCAGGCGTTGTGCCTGGCGTGGTGGCGCGGCGAGTACCGGGCCATCAGCCCCAAGGCGATCGTATCGGTGGTGGCGGGGCTGATGTACTTCCTCAGTCCTGTCGACGCCATTCCCGACTTCATTCCGGTGTTCGGCATGCTGGACGACATCGCCGTGCTCGCCTGGCTGATGAAGACCCTCGGGGACGAACTCGATGCGTTTCGCCGGTGGCGCAACCAACAGGCTCCGGAGAAGCTTCGCGTGGTCGAGCGCCTGCCGGACACCCCCGAGCAGCTTCAGCTGCAAGGCCCGAAAAAAAACTGA
- a CDS encoding FKBP-type peptidyl-prolyl cis-trans isomerase, which yields MKQHRLAAAVALVSLVLAGCDSQTSVELKTPAQKASYGIGLNMGKSLAQEGMDDLDSKAVAQGIEDAVGKKEQKLKDEELVEAFAALQKRAEERMAKMSEESAAAGKKFLEENGKKAGVTTTASGLQYEVVKKADGPQPKPTDVVTVHYTGKLTNGTVFDSSVERGSPIDLPVSGVIPGWVEGLQLMHVGEKYKLYIPSDLAYGAQSPSPAIPANSVLVFDLELLAIKDPAKEDAAAK from the coding sequence ATGAAACAGCATCGGTTGGCGGCGGCGGTTGCCCTGGTTAGCCTGGTACTCGCAGGTTGCGATTCGCAGACCAGCGTGGAGCTGAAAACCCCGGCGCAAAAAGCTTCCTACGGCATCGGCCTGAACATGGGCAAGAGCCTTGCCCAGGAAGGCATGGATGACCTGGACTCCAAAGCGGTGGCCCAAGGCATCGAAGACGCCGTCGGCAAGAAAGAACAGAAGCTGAAAGACGAAGAACTGGTCGAAGCCTTCGCGGCGCTGCAGAAGCGCGCCGAAGAGCGCATGGCCAAGATGAGCGAAGAGTCGGCGGCCGCCGGCAAGAAATTCCTCGAAGAGAACGGCAAGAAGGCCGGCGTGACCACCACCGCTTCGGGCCTGCAGTACGAAGTGGTCAAGAAGGCCGACGGTCCGCAGCCTAAGCCTACCGATGTGGTGACCGTTCACTACACCGGCAAGCTGACCAACGGCACCGTGTTCGACAGCTCCGTGGAGCGCGGCAGCCCGATCGATCTGCCGGTCAGCGGCGTGATCCCGGGTTGGGTCGAAGGCCTGCAGCTGATGCACGTCGGCGAGAAGTACAAGCTGTACATCCCGAGCGACCTGGCCTACGGCGCGCAGAGCCCGAGCCCGGCGATCCCGGCCAACTCGGTGCTGGTGTTCGACCTGGAACTGCTGGCCATCAAGGATCCGGCCAAAGAAGACGCCGCTGCCAAGTAA